The Naumovozyma dairenensis CBS 421 chromosome 1, complete genome genome includes a region encoding these proteins:
- the AKL1 gene encoding serine/threonine protein kinase AKL1 (similar to Saccharomyces cerevisiae AKL1 (YBR059C); ancestral locus Anc_3.273): MSSTGRPVSSNTTNVNISVGTEKFPAGTQVAVGSHKVEIIKYIAEGGFAQIYAVKYVESLNEFEDSNTDENAHLSGDRQAPNPMILKLGDIACLKRVLVQDENGLNEMRNEVEVMKKLKGAPNVVQYFDSNASRRHNGASGFEVLLLMELCPNKSLLDYMNQRLTTKLTEHEILKIMYDITFAVSHMHYLKIPLLHRDIKIENVLVDAQNNFKLCDFGSTSTRLPIVTTHQDIALLTQNIYVHTTPQYRSPEMIDLYRCLPIDEKSDIWALGIFLYKLLFFITPFEMTGQFAILHSKYEFPKNNYSSKLINLIIIMLAENPNLRPNIYQVLDNICSMMNVEVPIEDIYEQGPYNFEKYTHFQNKIQNIQYHVYLLEDKKFKNKGKLNQSDVSVLNDLFATSFDIVPKVTPEVNIPSPSPGPTMPDTYLKEQQQREFIQKQADNMSDKRKSVQSNDALSRHTSNTVDSGNKDINNRMTAEQMEINPVKSHIENDKSLPNLEQYFPTVGEFDSFMNNEIKQQQHQKQQPPIQQSVMANIVEPDIPNQLSNDNFHLTPIAMNQRQKSLGSMSTEGKSIRSNSHGTVGEILPNEFTAKSEASVSMKQHKSNNPFPKMGYGVSTTSENMGNYFLENIDNNKNNVNLSSSQLPPANPSPMKMQQQLDKRYIQQQQQQQQQQQQQQQQQQQQQQKQQPIFYNPIENLVQPQPQPSAQGQPLNQLPNVGSLSSNARIGFQGIPSTYNTQTQVAPVQQISKGPPRQVINPTEQQIAPVPQQKIQPAIEQFQTHLMDETNAPMVPPHPQNKILSERRIDSPSEGTPPTMPPHPSKLEEKLLIDLSPPRDRKPLITQSPNVKQVRRSISLSSPQRKRDLELNFSDISSSQLTESYNNSNDADLRSSSSVASTESININLDRMKKKNNLSRGLMKENNNMENTEDSGLRARNNGTVSHDTRKIEPRTGRQSLDLRYQEVHFSPDLRQEIMTSTKKNGSGNNLNNTAGNHIISSIREADDISDHIGNNADMNTDHDEESDMGGFVDDDGNLIGRTASGKKNNHHHHRTHSNHFTRFEGGSNSLTNIISSKNGRNSNTRGAKADLDRYKGSSKNNSNSSIQISTTNTNEMKKSFARARQSLDLERIRRESLIPGDNGKRRSIFSVFRNDKK; this comes from the coding sequence ATGTCTAGTACAGGAAGACCTGTATCGAGTAATACCACtaatgtaaatatatcaGTTGGCACTGAGAAATTCCCAGCTGGGACTCAAGTTGCAGTAGGATCTCACAAAGTCGagattattaaatatatcgCTGAAGGTGGATTTGCTCAAATTTATGCAGTCAAATATGTAgaatcattgaatgaattcGAAGATAGCAACACTGATGAAAATGCACATCTTTCAGGGGATAGGCAAGCTCCAAATCcgatgatattgaaactAGGTGATATCGCCTGTTTGAAAAGGGTTTTGGttcaagatgaaaatggGCTGAATGAAATGAGAAATGAAGTGGAagtgatgaagaaactgaaaGGGGCACCTAATGTTGTTCAATATTTCGATTCGAATGCTTCAAGGCGCCATAATGGTGCCTCTGGGTTTGAAGTCCTTTTATTGATGGAATTGTGTCCGAACAAATCTTTGTTAGACTATATGAATCAAAGATTGACCACCAAATTAACAGAACAcgaaatattgaaaatcaTGTACGATATCACATTTGCAGTTTCTCACATGCACTATTTAAAGATCCCCTTACTTCACAGGGACATTAAAATTGAGAATGTGCTAGTTGATGCCCAAAACAATTTCAAGTTATGTGATTTTGgatcaacatcaacaagGTTACCTATAGTTACGACTCATCAAGATATAGCTCTTTTAACACAGAACATTTATGTTCATACTACTCCACAGTATCGATCACCTGAAATGATAGATCTTTATAGATGTCTTCCAATCGATGAGAAATCTGATATTTGGGCATTGGGTATCTTTCTCTAtaaattattgtttttcattACTCCATTTGAAATGACAGGTCAATTTGCAATTTTACATTCGAAGTATGAATTCCCCAAGAATAActattcttcaaaattaattaatcttattattattatgttgGCAGAAAATCCGAATTTAAGACCGAATATCTACCAAGTGTTGGATAATATATGTTCAATGATGAATGTTGAAGTACctattgaagatatttaTGAACAAGGCCCATATAACTTTGAGAAATATAcacattttcaaaacaagatacaaaatattcaatatcatgTTTACTTGTTGGAAGAcaagaaatttaaaaataaggGTAAACTAAACCAATCTGATGTTAGTGTCTTGAACGATTTATTCGCTACTTCGTTTGATATAGTCCCTAAAGTGACACCAGAAGTTAATATACCATCTCCCTCCCCAGGTCCTACCATGCCAGATACGtatttgaaagaacaacaacaaagagAATTTATCCAAAAACAAGCTGACAACATGAGtgataaaagaaaatcagTTCAATCAAATGATGCCCTGTCAAGACATACATCTAATACAGTTGATTCTGgaaataaagatattaataatcGAATGACTGCGGAACAAATGGAGATTAATCCAGTGAAAAGCCATATCGAAAACGATAAATCGTTGCCAAACTTAGAGCAGTATTTCCCAACAGTTGGTGAATTCGATAGCTTTATGAACAACGAAATCAAGCAACAGCAACACCAAAAGCAACAGCCCCCTATCCAACAATCTGTAATGGCAAATATAGTTGAACCAGACATCCCTAATCAACTATCGAACGACAACTTCCATTTGACGCCTATAGCAATGAACCAGAGACAAAAAAGTTTAGGGTCCATGTCAACAGAAGGAAAATCTATTAGAAGTAACTCCCATGGGACTGTAGGTGAAATATTACCAAATGAGTTTACTGCAAAATCAGAGGCATCTGTTAGCATGAAACAACATAAATCGAATAATCCATTCCCTAAAATGGGATATGGTGTTTCTACGACAAGTGAAAACATGGGTAATTACTTCTTGGAGAATATTGACAATAACAAAAACAATGTCAATCTCTCCTCATCTCAACTGCCACCTGCAAATCCATCACCAATGAAAATGCAGCAACAGTTAGATAAAAGGTATATccagcaacaacaacaacaacaacaacaacaacagcaacagcaacaacagcaacagcagcagcagcaaaAGCAACAACCGATATTTTACAATCCTATTGAAAATCTAGTTCAACCACAGCCGCAACCGTCTGCTCAAGGGCAGCCTTTGAATCAACTCCCAAATGTTGGATCTCTATCTAGCAATGCAAGGATTGGATTTCAAGGTATCCCATCGACCTATAATACTCAGACTCAGGTAGCTCCTGTCCAGCAAATATCCAAAGGACCTCCTCGACAGGTAATAAACCCAACTGAACAGCAAATAGCACCAGTTCCGcaacaaaaaattcaaCCGGCGATCGAACAGTTCCAAACACATTTGATGGACGAAACAAACGCACCAATGGTTCCACCACATCCGCAGAATAAGATTTTAAGTGAACGTCGAATTGATTCACCTTCTGAAGGGACACCTCCAACAATGCCACCACATCCATCTAAActagaagaaaaattacttATAGATTTGTCTCCTCCAAGAGATAGAAAACCATTAATTACCCAATCCCCTAACGTTAAACAGGTTAGGAGAAGCATTAGCTTAAGTTCCCCACAAAGGAAAAGAGATTTAGAATTAAACTTTAGTGATATTTCCAGCTCGCAGTTGACAGaatcatataataacaGCAATGATGCAGATTTAAGAAGTAGTAGTAGTGTGGCTTCCACTGAAAGTATTAATATCAACCTTGAtagaatgaaaaaaaaaaacaatttaAGCAGAGGACTTATGAAggagaataataatatggaAAACACCGAGGACAGTGGATTAAGAGCAAGAAATAATGGTACAGTTTCTCATGATACGAGAAAAATTGAACCTAGAACAGGTAGGCAATCTTTAGATTTAAGATACCAAGAAGTGCATTTTTCACCCGATCTAAGACAAGAAATTATGACTagtacaaagaaaaatggaAGCGGTAATAACCTTAATAATACAGCCGGGAATCATATCATTTCGAGCATAAGAGAGGCGGATGATATTAGTGATCATATCGGCAATAATGCTGACATGAATACCGACCATGATGAAGAAAGTGATATGGGTGGCTTTGTAGACGATGACGGCAACCTGATTGGAAGGACGGCGTCGGGCAAAAAGAATAATCACCACCATCATCGTACCCATAGTAATCATTTTACCCGTTTTGAAGGAGGTAGCAATTCATTGACTAACATCATAAGCAGCAAAAATGGTCGAAACAGTAATACAAGGGGAGCGAAAGCTGATTTAGATAGGTACAAGGGTTCatccaaaaataatagtaacagCAGTATCCAAATTAGTACTACTAATACAAATGAGATGAAGAAATCGTTTGCTCGAGCAAGACAATCATTAGACCTAGAGAGGATACGTAGAGAGAGTCTTATTCCGGGGGATAATGGTAAAAGAAGATCTATATTTTCAGTTTTCCGAAACgacaaaaaataa
- the EHD3 gene encoding mitochondrial 37S ribosomal protein mS47 (similar to Saccharomyces cerevisiae EHD3 (YDR036C); ancestral locus Anc_3.271), giving the protein MLRTILYRSRETYHLFLKRSLMTTKATLKEKNASPVLFTLQDTARVVTLNRPKKLNALNTEICKNMFQTLNEYVKSDVTNMIILKSSDPGRSFCAGGDVATVATCNLEGQIDKSIELFTAEYSLNFQLATYPKAIVSIMDGITMGGGVGLSIHTPFRVATENTKWAMPEMDIGFFPDVGTTFALPRLVTLANSRAQMALYLCLTGDLVTGEDAYLLGLSSHYINSDNLKDLEKRLGELSPPTHKSLKARERKTMFFDMINATINEFCTNLPKNHTFKYSSEQLQVIEKCFDINQVTSIEDIFKHLSEYTGSNEAREFCNEVSMKLSSKSVRSMQLAIKLIQDNCKDDVGSSLRRDLVTASNMCINEDGLTEFSEATRHKLIEKNKAPYPWKKIEPMSSGQLNSLLVPKPRLMLSLWKNSADVTWSQYPYHMKYQLPTEEAVKRYIKRNDGMSDNLEESLLTKADVVRYFSGFNELTRNKVNIAQYCASICDRKCTVDQTNGALKWEDS; this is encoded by the coding sequence ATGCTAAGGACCATCCTATATAGATCAAGGGAGACATATCACCTCTTCCTCAAACGTTCACTAATGACTACAAAAGCCACCCTAAAAGAGAAGAATGCCTCCCCTGTTTTGTTCACCTTGCAAGATACAGCAAGAGTAGTTACTCTAAACAGGCCCAAGAAATTGAATGCATTAAATACAGAAATATGTAAAAACATGTTTCAAACTTTGAACGAATATGTCAAGAGTGATGTCACAAATATGATTATTCTGAAATCCTCAGATCCAGGAAGATCATTCTGTGCTGGCGGTGATGTTGCTACAGTGGCTACATGTAATCTAGAAGGTCAAATAGATAAATCGATTGAACTTTTCACTGCAGAGTACtcattaaattttcaattagCCACATATCCCAAGGCAATTGTCTCTATTATGGACGGTATTACAATGGGTGGTGGCGTTGGTTTATCCATTCATACCCCATTCCGTGTCGCTACGGAGAATACCAAATGGGCAATGCCTGAGATGGACATAGGCTTTTTCCCAGATGTCGGTACAACATTTGCTTTACCAAGGTTAGTCACTTTAGCTAATTCAAGAGCCCAAATGGCTTTATATTTATGTCTGACAGGTGATCTTGTCACAGGCGAAGATGCTTATTTGTTAGGCTTATCATCTCATTATATTAATTCTGATAATTTAAAGGATTTAGAGAAAAGACTAGGTGAATTATCTCCTCCTACACATAAGTCGTTGAAAGCAAGGGAAAGGAAAACTATGTTTTTCGATATGATTAATGCAACTATTAATGAGTTCTGTACCAACCTACCCAAGAACCATACATTCAAATATTCGTCAGAACAACTGCAAGTTATCGAGAAATGTTTTGATATTAACCAGGTAACTTCGATTGAAGACATTTTCAAGCATTTAAGTGAATACACTGGATCAAACGAAGCTCGTGAATTTTGTAACGAAGTAAGTATGAAGTTATCAAGCAAATCTGTTCGTTCCATGCAGCTCGCAATAAAACTAATACAAGATAATTGCAAAGATGATGTTGGGTCATCTTTGAGAAGAGATTTAGTAACTGCTTCAAATATGTGCATTAATGAAGACGGTTTAACAGAATTTTCAGAAGCTACGAGGCATAAACTTATTGAGAAGAATAAGGCGCCATACCCATGGAAGAAAATTGAGCCAATGTCTTCTGGACAATTAAACTCGCTTCTGGTACCTAAGCCACGTTTAATGTTGTCACTTTGGAAGAATTCTGCTGATGTAACATGGTCACAATATCCGTATCATATGAAGTACCAATTACCTACTGAAGAAGCGGTGAAGCGCTATATTAAAAGAAACGACGGTATGTCTGATAATCTCGAAGAATCTTTGCTCACTAAGGCCGATGTAGTCAGATATTTCAGTGgttttaatgaattaacGAGAAATAAAGTAAACATTGCACAATATTGTGCTTCTATTTGTGATAGGAAATGTACCGTTGATCAAACGAATGGGGCTCTAAAGTGGGAAGACAGTTAA
- the ARO3 gene encoding 3-deoxy-7-phosphoheptulonate synthase ARO3 (similar to Saccharomyces cerevisiae ARO3 (YDR035W); ancestral locus Anc_3.268) codes for MFIKNDHAGDRTRLEDWRIKGYDPLTPPDLLQHEYPISENGHKIIVDARDGVCDILNGKDDRLVIVIGPCSIHDPKAAYEYADRLQKISKELSKDLLIIMRAYLEKPRTTVGWKGLINDPDIDNSFQINKGLRISREMFTKLVEKLPIAGEMLDTISPQFLSDCFSLGAIGARTTESQLHRELASGLSFPIGFKNGTDGGLQVSIDAMRAAAHEHYFLSVTKPGVTAIVGTEGNKDTFVILRGGKNGTNFDSESVQITKQELKKAKLIDEQDTQRRIMIDCSHGNSSKDFRNQPKVAQSIYDQLSSGENALCGVMIESNLVEGRQDVPPEGGRAGLIYGCSITDACISWETTEDVLRLLAEGVRNRRAVLSRN; via the coding sequence ATGTTTATTAAAAACGATCACGCCGGTGACAGAACCCGTTTAGAAGATTGGAGAATCAAAGGGTATGATCCTTTAACTCCACCAgatcttcttcaacatGAATATCCAATTTCTGAAAATGGTCATAAGATCATTGTTGACGCAAGAGATGGTGTTtgtgatatattaaatGGTAAAGACGATAGACTAGTTATCGTCATTGGTCCATGTTCCATTCATGATCCCAAAGCTGCCTATGAATATGCTGATAGATTACAGAAAATTTCTAAAGAACTATCAAAAGATCttttaattattatgaGAGCTTATTTGGAAAAACCGAGAACCACCGTAGGTTGGAAGGGTTTAATTAATGACCctgatattgataattcatTCCAAATCAATAAAGGTTTAAGAATCTCAAGAGAAATGTTCACTAAGttagttgaaaaattaccaATTGCTGGTGAGATGTTGGATACTATCTCTCCTCAATTCTTAAGTGATTGTTTCTCTCTTGGTGCTATCGGTGCTAGAACAACTGAATCCCAACTTCATAGAGAATTAGCGTCTGGTTTATCTTTCCCAATTGGGTTCAAGAATGGTACCGACGGTGGTTTACAAGTGTCTATTGATGCAATGAGAGCAGCAGCACATGAACATTACTTCCTTTCCGTTACGAAACCAGGTGTTACCGCTATCGTAGGTACAGAAGGGAACAAGGATACTTTCGTTATCTTAAGAGGTGGTAAGAACGGTACTAATTTCGATTCTGAAAGTGTCCAAATTACTAAGCAAGAACTTAAGAAAGCTAAATTGATTGATGAACAAGATActcaaagaagaattatGATTGATTGTTCTCATGGTAATAGTAGCAAAGATTTCAGAAATCAACCAAAGGTCGCACAAAGTATTTACGATCAATTGAGTTCTGGTGAAAACGCTCTATGTGGTGTCATGATTGAATCTAACTTGGTGGAAGGCAGACAAGACGTCCCACCAGAAGGTGGTCGTGCCGGACTTATATACGGTTGTTCCATTACTGATGCTTGTATCAGCTGGGAAACCACTGAAGATGTTCTAAGACTGTTAGCTGAAGGTGTCAGAAATAGAAGAGCTGTATTGAGCAGAAATTAA
- the NDAI0A05720 gene encoding uncharacterized protein (similar to Saccharomyces cerevisiae MUM2 (YBR057C); ancestral locus Anc_3.269) gives MQYMNYGYATSQLQEAPTFTDSTNAFHQQQSAISQQAQQQPMLNGIQDRQNVATESMNTIHQTFPINPAFHSIGPNDHIDNIKNNNNNNSNNNHNGQSLQTNNSSNVRLYNTIPSLQTYSRFQRMQGDIPLNMRQGEAMNNLPSNIATLNTNTFESLGQQVLIRDAQLRSLESEIEKLRTTFNEDFEGFRKPSTNDEDMMTTYFGSSPNIKVVYRELVNLLRRKEDEISKVQLNIDSLLTALALDPSNPLTSYETFDLETISERMIRKLENLTKENQDMAKALNFEESKRKQIKLNLAKKENKELRAKLARLQQGKESVHDLSEKRWNPPE, from the coding sequence ATGCAGTACATGAATTATGGTTACGCTACTAGTCAGCTACAGGAAGCACCAACATTTACTGATAGTACCAATGCCTTCCATCAACAGCAGTCGGCTATATCTCAACAAGCTCAACAACAGCCGATGTTGAATGGTATTCAGGACAGGCAAAATGTTGCCACGGAATCAATGAATACTATTCATCAAACGTTTCCGATAAATCCTGCCTTTCATTCCATCGGACCTAATGAtcatattgataatatcaaaaataataataataataatagtaataataatcataatgGACAATCATTGCAGACAAATAACAGTAGTAACGTACGGCTATATAATACTATCCCTTCATTACAGACTTACAGCCGATTTCAAAGGATGCAGGGAGATATACCGCTAAATATGAGGCAAGGAGAGGCCATGAACAATTTGCCATCAAATATAGCGACACTTAACACGAACACATTCGAATCATTGGGCCAACAAGTACTGATAAGAGATGCACAATTGAGATCGCTGGAATCTGAAATTGAGAAATTGAGAACAACATTCAATGAAGATTTCGAAGGTTTCAGGAAACCATCCactaatgatgaagatatgaTGACTACATATTTCGGTTCTTCACCTAATATAAAAGTCGTATACAGGGAATTAGTGAACTTATTAAGGAGAAAAGAGGATGAAATTTCGAAAGTGCAACTTAATATTGATAGTTTATTGACTGCGCTTGCGTTAGATCCATCCAATCCCTTGACATCATATGAAACATTTGATTTGGAGACTATTTCCGAGAGAATGATTagaaaattggaaaatttaacaaaagaaaatcaagatATGGCCAAGGCATTGAATTTCGAAGAGTcgaaaaggaaacaaatCAAGCTAAATTTggcaaagaaagaaaataaagaattaagGGCCAAGCTAGCTCGATTGCAACAGGGGAAGGAGTCAGTACATGATCTTTCCGAAAAAAGATGGAATCCCCCggaataa
- the CPP3 gene encoding cysteine-rich palmitoylated domain-containing protein CPP3, which produces MGRHYQQQPQPMYYQQPQQQPVYIQQAPRRDNDRGCLGTCCRFLCCLCLIDLCCDCLC; this is translated from the coding sequence ATGGGCCGTcattatcaacaacaaccgCAACCAATGTATTACCAACAGCCGCAACAGCAGCCAGTATATATACAACAGGCTCCTCGAAGAGACAACGATAGGGGGTGTCTAGGTACATGTTGTAGGTTTCTATGTTGCTTATGTCTAATTGATTTATGTTGTGATTGCCTTTGTTAA